agcaaacagagttaaaatccttccagcaaaatacatatttgcaataaagaaaaactAATGCCTAATCTGCCTGCTATCTAGTACCTTCAGTAttgaatagaagagacttttttagaaagattggagagcctgTATACAGGTCTGGTCCTTctgagaccccagagagaacagggGACAAAGAaaacagcccaaaacaaaggcttcccttcacccaaatttgaaagtatcttgtctcccgattggttctttggtcaggtgtcagcccggtttactgagcttgttaaccctttacaggtacaagagacattaaccctttaccatctgtttatgacaaggtctaaatccaatttatccacatgtgcatgtgtatgtgcatgtgtatgtgtgtgtgcatgtgtatgcatGCATTTGCatatgtatgcatgtgtgtgtgttggtatgCGTATCTTGTCCACtcatatgtgtgcatgtgtgtgtgttggtatgCGTATCTTGTCCACgcatatgtgtgtatgtgtgcatccacgtgtacatgtgtgtgtgtgcacacgtgtacGTGTGTCTGAGTAAGTATGCCTCTGCGTATGTGTGAATGTACCTATGCATGTGTGCAtatctgtgtgcatgtatatgtgtgtatgtgtgtgtggctgcatgtgtgtgagcatgtgtgtgtatgtgtgtgtttgcacatatgtgtatgtgtgtgtgtgtgtatctagaaGTCTCTCACCCTACAATAAATGAATACCGAGTGTTCCAGCTGAGTCCATTTTGCCTGCACTCTCTCACTGAGCACAatcaagggtctttgtctgaactTTGAGCAGCCACAAGTTCAAGTTTCCCACCAGCCCAGTGATACCCACCTGTGGAATCTGATACAAGCCCTAAAAAGACTGTGGTTCCAGGTTTTGAGAGGTCTTTCTCAGGGCTGTCAGAGCAGGGCCACGTGTAGCCTTGGCAtatgcagagctcttccaggcaggtacatcaactcatctagggaTTTGCCTCGTTTTGTaagaggctacagaaaaagcacaagcaaaattcatacaaactaaaatttcatgccgACAATGACTTGTATATTCTGCTTTACAGActatacactaaaatgtaagtacaatctTTATATACTAATTGATAAatttcataattatatggtaaaatgagaaaatcTGCAGTTTTTCAGTAGCAGTGCACTGTGACAGTTTTgtacttttatgtctgattttgtgagcaaatagtttttaagtgaggtgaaacttggggatacgcaagataaatcagactcctgaagggggtacagtagtctggaaaggttgagtgaTGCTGTGTAAAAGCAGGACATGAAACCCAGTGAAGCTCAGAGAAACACAACCTGGAACTGTATCATGCTTTGGTTCAGGCCCTACTCCAGCCCATGTTATATCTATTTTAACATAAGGAAATTGACCTGTTAGCGTAGTCCAAGCATGAATTTACCACAAGCTTTTCTCAGGGCCTCCTGGatctctttgtttctcaggctgtagatgagtgGATTGACCAGGGGAGTCAGGACGGTGTAGACAATAGAGAGATTTTTCTTTAAGTCATTCAAGATGTCTGTGGTTGGAAACATATAGACAATCAGCAGAGTTGCATAATAAATGCTCACCAcaatgaggtgggaggagcaggtggaaaaggtcTTTTGCCTTCCGGTGGTGGATGGGATTCTCAGGATGCTGGCGATGATGCAGATGTACGATATGAAGGTAAGTAGGAATGGGACCAATGAGAAAAGCAACATGAGTGTGACAGCCAATGTTTCCATCAGGTGTGGGTCATTGCAGGAGAGTTTTACAAGGGGGATAAAATCGCAAAAGAAATGATCAATAACATTAGGGCCATAGAATGTTAACTGAGATATTGACAATGTTGCTATGCCACAACATAGGAAGCCACCTATCCAAGAGCCACCTGCAAGCTGGAGGCAGGCCCTGCCACTCATACGGGCTGCATAGTGCAGCGGATTGCATATCGCTAAATACCGATCGTAGGACATCGCTGACAGGAGAAGACATTCTGTAACTACCAGAGAACCAAAGAAATAATATTGTGTGAGGCACAGACTAAATGAAATAGTCTTGTCCACACTCAGGAGACCAGCCAACACcctgggcaggatggtggaggTGTAGCAGATTTCCAAGCAGGATAAattccccaggaagaagtacatgggagtgtgaaggtgctgatcagcCATAACTAGTGCAAAGATCAGGATGTTACCAGCCATGGTCGCTATGTAGATAAGAagaaacagcaggaagagaagagtttgtAGCTCAGGGTGATTCCCAAATCCTACCAGGATGAATTCTGTGAGAACTGTTTGATTCCCCCGCTCTGGGTTCGCCATGAGGTCCAGCTAGGGGAAAGAAACCAAAATTTACAATGGAATCTGAAGAGGATACATTTTCATCATGCTTTAGCATCAATTTAGTTACATAAATATTCCATAAGGCCCCTCATCCTGTGGGGACAGTGAAGAACCAAGACTCTGTAGGCAAATTTCCTATTTAGATCTTCGAGATTCCATTGTCACCCAGCCTCTGGTCAGTTAAGAGATTGATGTGTACAGAAAActgcacacagcactgtgcatATGTATGTCAAAACTAGCAAAGCCATTTTGAATTAGTTGTTTGTAACTTCGACAAGTAGTCCCCATGGCTCAGCAGGGTGGACTGTGACTTCTTACACTGCAAACATATTTTCAGTTCAGCTAATGGCCAGCAGACTCTAGTGGACTCAGCCAAGAGCGGAAACCACGACCAACACGGTATCAAAGCAGGTTATGTTAGTCTCCATGAGACAAGGTCCAGCCCTTTCTGGCTtttattctttttccattttttgacaTTCTCCTGGACCtttccagagagagagggagagagacgtgtggtgtttagatgtgcttgtaattattagaactgggtgactggctgATGGGcatctgaaaggacaggaaacaggaaggatgggggaggagttgaggaggctgaatGAGAGTTACAGAAGGTGCAGCAgtagcttggtaaagaggtttccactgtaaaaataaagtcctgttgaagtttgttagtaccttgccttgTTGATATAATATTTTGGCGAtgaggatggatcttctgcctctgaacccacctgcacactttctgcaaagcccaggtgagtCTCCAATTACTTTTACTGTCTGGATCCATATatttgagacttatctgcttgtaatcagtgctacagagatttctgaaggaaGAAAGCGTGCTCTGCTAAGCCACTGCCTTCGAGCAGAAGGGCAgcgtatattttacacttttccccttgcagatgataaatatgagactgcactccTGCATTAAAGAACgtttttgtgccaaaagtgaatgtagtagaCAGATTTCACCAGCGTGAGCAGAAACCAGGAGAGACTATcatgcagtatattgcttccctgaggagtctgattgtaacatgtgactttgggaatatggcagatgagatgatcagAGACCtgctcattgagaaaacaaccatgcttcaTGTAAGAGAACgcttacttctagaaccacaatttacactagaaaaagtaataaccattgctactcagattgagtcagctacatctgaagccaaaataatgagcagagATACAGAAAGCACAGTCCAGGCTttgactcctttgcagaaaagttcagTATCATTGCAGACAAGCAATTGCAAGAGGAAAACTAATAAAAAGCCGCTGAAtcagcaaatgcaaaatacagtaaaagcatgtTTTCACTGTGGATCCCCACAACATCTTGTaagctacacaggatgtccagcaaaagtagctcagtgcaatcattacaaaaagattgggcattttTCTAAAGTATGTCACAGTAGCCAGTTCAGTCAACAGAGGCATGCAATTacaataccagatgttactgtgctgagtgtgAAGAAAATCACTACCGATTCTTGCAAGCATACCGGGCTACACGACATACCACAACGCAAAGATCACCCgcagagttactgcatgggaaacagatgaatactaaactggagattgctggattgttaaaggcatgACCTGCTACCTCCAATGAGGATGAagtgagaaaaacagttgaacagaaccaagcaaagtataaggctttcacagacaagcgatggggtgctaaggaaccaaagtttgagtgtgaTTCCTTCATTAGAATACAAAAACCTGGAATCTTAtgcaaaggggaccataaattcacagctcctcttaaaatcttggaaaagagaccttACACCTATTAACTTTCTGATGGGCgggtatggaatgcttcttatcttgcacctgcctatgcaccaagaggagattatgtcaacacccagtctgcattggatgacttcaccatagaaccaacacaacaagacattgcactgAAACCCGGGGCTTGTGAGACGGCCTGTCAGACCCAGATGACCACCTGTGGGGCTAAAGActatgttatgtagtatctacagtgtttccagtgtaatatttctgccaatagtataGTATCTTctttcctatttgttcctgtggttaaaataacaatgtttattttaattgggagagttacttaagagaggagggaatgtggtgtttagatattgcttgtaattattagaactgggagcactggctgttgggagtctgaaaggacagaaaACAGGAAAGAGCGGGGAAGAGTTGAGGAGGCTgggtgagagttacagagggtgcagcagcagtttggtaaagaggtttccaatCCTGTTGACATTtattagtaccttgcctggttgatagaACAACACGTCACTGAATCACAAACTGATGCCAAATTTACACTTCCTTCCCCTTACAATTTCCTTTGCCAGCATCACAACCACTGTAGTGTTTCAGTCACCTTCCCTCAGAAACACTCACCAATTGaatcttgttttgtttctgtctGCAACTGAACCGTTCCTCAGTCCTGCTGTGAGTTTGCTTTCACTCCCCGCTGGTGTTGTCTGCCACTGTGATTAACTTCACGTTCCGGGTGAAGGGGGATTATGAACTCGCACAGGACCCACAACCCAATGATCTTGCGCCCCAAACAGCTGCTCCTCACTCCCTGATTTCTCTGTTTTAATGCTATTTTATCCAACACCCCGGTCCCCCAGGTCATTGCTTCGCTCTCTGTTATTGAATCCCATTGGTTTTGGAAACAGAGCCACTCAGCCAGCCACACGGTAGCCACAGTAAAGAAGGCAAATGGATATTTTCAAACGGTGTCCTAGTGATACAAAGTGTCCAACACCGTGTAACACCCAAACATGTCACATCAGTGCAACTCTGTGAGCCACTGTATAATTCCATTGACAATAATGGCATATGTGTcataagatttatttttacagCCTCTCAATCTTCCTATGTGGCTCATTTTCCCCAGGCCTTCTAGACAGTCCCATCTGGCAGAAGGTTTTtagactgcacagcttcctgccTTGCACAATCTGTCTAATGCGCAGCACCACTGCATTGCTTTCATGTCAAGGGTGATGAACCCGTATTGCCAACTTTTATGAGTTACCCCACAGCACATTTATTTTCAAGGTGAAAGCATTACCGAGGAACAGATCTTTAAAAGACaataaatagatttaaaacaaacatcaaacACACCAGGTGTCACCCAGTAGCCTTATAGAGCCCAAGTGGGGGTAAAGTCTTCTTtgcaccccctccaccccatctaGTACAGAGATTCTGTCCATTTCTGTGTttcatagggctggtctacacttaaacctTACCTCAAtttagctacatcactcagggctggtctacactaggggaggggatcgatctaagacacgcaacttcagctacgtgaataacgtagctgcagtcaaagtatcttagatcgagttgcctaccgtcctcatggcgcgggatcaatgtccgcggctccccctctcaactccgctaccaccgttcgcgttggtggagttccggagtcgacaggagcgcgttcgaggatcgatatatcgtgtctagataagacgcgatatatcgatccccgagaaattgattgctatCCGCCGATACAGCTGGTACTGAAGACGTACACTCAGGGATAAGGACAATTTTATGCCTTCTGCTACGTAGTCAAGTTGACCTCCTCCCCGCACCACAGTAGACACCACTAGGTTGAGGAaacaattcttctgttgactGAGTGTCACCGTGCCTCCATGGGTCACAACTAAGAATACCAA
The window above is part of the Chelonoidis abingdonii isolate Lonesome George chromosome 14, CheloAbing_2.0, whole genome shotgun sequence genome. Proteins encoded here:
- the LOC116825055 gene encoding olfactory receptor 6F1-like, which produces MANPERGNQTVLTEFILVGFGNHPELQTLLFLLFLLIYIATMAGNILIFALVMADQHLHTPMYFFLGNLSCLEICYTSTILPRVLAGLLSVDKTISFSLCLTQYYFFGSLVVTECLLLSAMSYDRYLAICNPLHYAARMSGRACLQLAGGSWIGGFLCCGIATLSISQLTFYGPNVIDHFFCDFIPLVKLSCNDPHLMETLAVTLMLLFSLVPFLLTFISYICIIASILRIPSTTGRQKTFSTCSSHLIVVSIYYATLLIVYMFPTTDILNDLKKNLSIVYTVLTPLVNPLIYSLRNKEIQEALRKACGKFMLGLR